From a single Papaver somniferum cultivar HN1 unplaced genomic scaffold, ASM357369v1 unplaced-scaffold_133, whole genome shotgun sequence genomic region:
- the LOC113333672 gene encoding histone-lysine N-methyltransferase family member SUVH9-like, giving the protein MGSIVPFQDLNHPPPPPPQNPLHIFPKIEPKVEPLDEPPPGIPSIYTSNSIQNPTITDPDPLQLFPATDITSNASTNENDVYSEFYRISELFKTAFSKKGGAQQNYHENNNNYEVEEETLEDPNTTATPTTDCLSIVPVSHQEGGVVSTDVVTKRQLSFRSSEMVRVSTLGPEDQRYFRDLVRRSRMLFESLRILSIFEEDKGRNIGIVMKRLRGDLKAAALMRDKGLWLNRDKRIIGNIPGVCVGDIFFFRMEMCVLGLHGQVQAGIDYVPAVRSTSGEPVATSIIVSGGYEDDEDQGDVIIYTGQGGQLRNTTKQSVHQKLEGGNLALERSMFYGIEIRVIRGLKHEGSPTNKAYVYDGLYRVVDSWFDVGKSGFGVYKYKLVRMEDQHEMGSAIIRFAMEIRINALATRPKGYLSLDISNGKENIPVFLFNNIDADQTPLCYEYLPKSVYPPFTFQQMGNAGGCHCVHGCSEDCYCAQKNGGEFAYDRNGMLVRGKPLIYECGPFCSCPPTCRNRVSQKGLKRHLEIFRSRETGWGVRPLDLIPAGSFVCEYTGVVLTRQQAMVLSMNGDGLVYPSRFPERWSEWGDISQIFPDFIRPTYPSIPPLDFAMDVARMRNVACYISHSSSPNVLVQFVMYDHHNVLYPHLMIFAIENIPPLRELSLDYGVAEDWGVDKLAICN; this is encoded by the coding sequence ATGGGTTCAATTGTTCCATTCCAAGACCTAAatcatccaccaccaccaccaccacaaaaccCATTACACATTTTCCCTAAAATCGAACCTAAAGTTGAACCATTAGATGAACCACCACCAGGAATTCCTTCCATTTACACCTCAAATTCAATTCAAAACCCAACAATTACTGATCCTGATCCTCTCCAACTCTTCCCAGCTACTGATATTACTTCAAATGCAAGTACAAATGAAAATGATGTTTATTCAGAATTCTATAGGATATCTGAGTTGTTCAAGACTGCTTTTTCCAAGAAGGGGGGAGCACAACAGAattatcatgaaaataataataattatgaagTGGAGGAGGAGACGTTAGAAGACCCTAATACTACTGCTACTCCTACTACTGATTGTTTGTCTATTGTACCAGTTTCGCACCAAGAAGGGGGGGTTGTTTCTACAGATGTTGTAACTAAACGGCAATTAAGTTTTAGGTCATCTGAAATGGTCAGGGTTTCAACTCTTGGACCTGAAGATCAAAGATATTTTAGAGATTTAGTAAGAAGATCAAGAATGTTGTTTGAATCTCTTCGGATTTTATCCATATTTGAAGAAGATAAGGGCAGAAATATTGGGATAGTGATGAAGAGATTGAGAGGAGATTTAAAGGCTGCTGCATTGATGAGAGATAAAGGATTATGGCTGAATAGAGATAAGAGGATCATTGGTAATATACCTGGTGTTTGTGTTGGTGACATTTTCTTTTTTAGGATGGAGATGTGTGTCTTAGGATTACATGGTCAAGTTCAAGCTGGAATTGATTATGTACCTGCTGTGAGGTCTACTAGTGGGGAGCCAGTGGCGACCAGTATTATTGTTTCAGGTGgatatgaagatgatgaagatcaaGGTGATGTTATTATATACACTGGGCAAGGTGGGCAACTCAGGAATACTACCAAACAAAGTGTTCATCAGAAACTTGAAGGAGGTAATCTTGCATTGGAGAGGAGTATGTTCTATGGTATTGAGATTAGAGTGATTAGAGGGTTGAAACACGAAGGTAGTCCTACTAATAAAGCTTATGTCTACGACGGTCTTTATAGGGTTGTTGATTCGTGGTTTGATGTTGGTAAGTCTGGTTTTGGCGTTTATAAGTACAAACTTGTTAGAATGGAGGATCAACATGAAATGGGTAGTGCAATTATTAGGTTTGCCATGGAAATTAGGATAAATGCATTGGCTACAAGACCGAAAGGTTACTTGAGTCTTGATATCTCAAATGGAAAAGAAAACATTcctgtttttctttttaataatatCGATGCTGATCAAACGCCATTGTGTTATGAGTATTTGCCGAAGTCTGTTTACCCTCCATTTacatttcagcaaatgggtaatGCTGGTGGCTGTCATTGTGTTCATGGTTGTTCGGAGGATTGTTATTGTGCTCAGAAAAATGGAGGGGAATTCGCGTACGATCGAAACGGGATGCTGGTGAGAGGGAAGCCATTGATATATGAATGTGGTCCATTCTGTAGCTGCCCTCCAACATGTCGAAATCGTGTAAGCCAGAAAGGGTTGAAACGCCATTTGGAAATATTCAGGTCGAGGGAAACAGGTTGGGGAGTCCGCCCCTTGGATTTAATTCCTGCGGGTTCTTTTGTCTGTGAGTACACTGGCGTGGTGCTGACAAGGCAACAAGCGATGGTTCTTTCAATGAATGGCGATGGTTTGGTCTATCCAAGTCGGTTTCCTGAACGGTGGTCCGAATGGGGAGACATATCTCAGATCTTCCCTGACTTTATAAGGCCAACATACCCATCCATTCCCCCGTTGGATTTTGCAATGGATGTTGCTAGAATGAGGAATGTTGCTTGTTATATTAGCCATAGTTCAAGCCCGAATGTGTTGGTTCAGTTCGTTATGTATGATCACCACAATGTGTTGTATCCTCATCTGATGATTTTTGCGATAGAAAATATCCCACCACTGAGAGAGCTCAGTCTCGATTATGGAGTGGCTGAAGACTGGGGGGTGGATAAACTCGCCAtct